A stretch of Sinorhizobium meliloti DNA encodes these proteins:
- a CDS encoding carbohydrate ABC transporter permease encodes MDNIANHSMAAAYETAPGGPMAGPRGRKPRRTLSRRNIIVYGTLIVVALYYLLPLYVMIVTSLKGMPEIRVGNIFAPPLEITFEPWVKAWAEACTGLNCDGLSRGFWNSVRITVPSVIISIAIASVNGYALANWRFKGADLFFTILIVGAFIPYQVMIYPIVIVLREMGVYGTLTGLIIVHTIFGMPILTLLFRNYFAGLPEELFKAARVDGAGFWTIYFKIMLPMSLPIFVVAMILQVTGIWNDFLFGVVFTRPEYYPMTVQLNNIVNSVQGVKEYNVNMAATILTGLVPLTVYFVSGRLFVRGIAAGAVKG; translated from the coding sequence GTGGATAACATCGCCAATCACAGCATGGCCGCGGCTTACGAGACTGCCCCCGGCGGTCCCATGGCCGGGCCTCGCGGCAGAAAGCCGCGCCGGACGCTCTCCCGCCGCAATATCATCGTCTACGGCACTTTGATCGTCGTGGCGCTCTACTATCTTCTGCCGCTTTACGTGATGATCGTCACATCGCTCAAGGGCATGCCCGAGATCCGCGTCGGCAACATCTTCGCTCCGCCGCTCGAGATCACTTTCGAGCCCTGGGTGAAAGCCTGGGCGGAGGCCTGCACCGGTCTCAATTGCGATGGGCTTTCCCGCGGCTTCTGGAATTCGGTGCGCATCACCGTGCCGTCCGTGATCATCTCGATCGCAATCGCTTCCGTGAACGGTTACGCGCTCGCCAACTGGCGCTTCAAGGGCGCCGATCTGTTCTTCACCATCCTCATCGTCGGCGCCTTCATCCCTTACCAAGTGATGATCTATCCGATCGTGATCGTGCTCAGAGAAATGGGCGTCTACGGGACGCTGACCGGCCTGATCATCGTGCACACGATATTCGGCATGCCGATCCTGACGCTGCTGTTCCGCAACTATTTCGCCGGGCTGCCGGAGGAGCTCTTCAAGGCCGCACGCGTCGACGGCGCAGGGTTCTGGACGATCTATTTCAAGATCATGCTGCCGATGTCACTGCCGATCTTCGTGGTTGCGATGATCCTCCAGGTGACCGGGATTTGGAACGACTTCCTTTTCGGCGTGGTCTTCACCCGGCCGGAATACTACCCGATGACGGTCCAGCTCAACAACATCGTCAATTCGGTTCAGGGCGTGAAGGAATACAACGTCAACATGGCGGCCACGATCCTGACCGGCCTCGTGCCGTTGACGGTCTACTTCGTCTCCGGCCGCCTGTTCGTCCGCGGCATCGCAGCCGGCGCAGTGAAAGGATAA
- a CDS encoding LacI family transcriptional regulator — MDGKTKNRATTAAPVEGGRPTLKTIAFMTGLGVTTVSRALKDAPDIGAETKERVRLVAKQIGYQPNRAGVRLRTGKTNVISLVLTLEEEIMGITSPMVIGITEILAGTQYHLVVTPYSSAKDPLGPIRYILDTGAADGVIISRTEPNDPRVTLLTERRLPFATHGRTEMGLIHPYHDFDNERFAYEAVRKLVDRGRRRLVLLEPPPNLTFHSHMRTGFERGVRDFGAEAVSFHQVNIDHSLVAIRDAFEKLMRSPDAPDGVVSGSGSGAIALIAGIEAAGKKVGEDAEMVSKVPSDFLRWLRPEVMTMYEDIRIAGRELAKAVIGHIEGRPPETLQSLSQPEFQPPMARSAVS, encoded by the coding sequence ATGGATGGCAAGACGAAGAACAGAGCGACGACGGCGGCGCCGGTCGAAGGCGGCAGACCGACCCTTAAGACGATCGCCTTCATGACCGGGCTCGGTGTCACCACCGTCTCGCGCGCCCTGAAGGATGCTCCGGACATCGGTGCGGAAACCAAGGAGCGCGTCCGTCTTGTAGCAAAACAGATCGGTTATCAGCCCAACCGCGCGGGTGTTCGCCTCAGGACGGGCAAGACGAATGTCATCAGTCTCGTGCTGACCCTGGAGGAAGAGATCATGGGCATCACCAGCCCCATGGTCATCGGCATCACCGAAATTCTCGCCGGCACGCAATACCACCTGGTCGTGACGCCCTACAGTTCGGCCAAGGATCCGCTCGGTCCGATCCGCTACATTCTCGATACCGGCGCGGCGGACGGGGTGATCATCTCCCGAACCGAACCCAACGATCCGCGCGTAACGCTACTAACCGAGCGCCGCCTGCCCTTCGCCACCCATGGACGCACCGAGATGGGGCTGATCCATCCCTATCACGACTTCGACAACGAGCGCTTCGCCTACGAGGCGGTCCGAAAGCTCGTCGACCGCGGCAGGCGGCGGCTGGTGCTCCTCGAGCCGCCGCCGAACCTGACCTTCCATTCGCACATGCGCACCGGTTTCGAGAGGGGCGTGAGGGACTTCGGCGCGGAAGCCGTAAGCTTTCACCAGGTCAACATCGACCACAGCCTGGTGGCCATCCGTGATGCATTCGAGAAGCTGATGCGTTCCCCCGATGCCCCCGACGGTGTGGTTTCCGGCAGCGGCTCCGGCGCGATCGCGTTGATCGCAGGGATCGAAGCGGCAGGCAAGAAGGTCGGCGAGGACGCCGAAATGGTGTCGAAAGTGCCGAGCGACTTCCTGCGCTGGCTGCGTCCGGAAGTAATGACGATGTATGAGGACATCCGCATTGCCGGGCGCGAGCTCGCAAAGGCTGTGATCGGCCATATCGAAGGCCGCCCGCCGGAGACGCTTCAGAGCCTCAGCCAACCGGAATTCCAGCCGCCGATGGCGAGGTCGGCGGTATCGTAG
- a CDS encoding sugar phosphate isomerase/epimerase family protein has translation MKDVSFQLYSARNFPPFAEVLSAVGSAGYTQVEGYGALYAALSDAEIADFKAGLDRNGLSMPTAHFGLDMLESDAPRVLEIAEALGIRAIYCPYLMPDQRPGDAGGWRAFGARLQAAGKPFRDAGLDFGWHNHDFEFHALADGSVPLDQIFAGGPDLSWEADIAWIVRGGADPFGWISKYPTRITAVHVKDIAPKGEKADEDGWADVGEGTLDWKALIQALSRTSVKYFVAEHDNPSDFRRFAKRSLASIQSY, from the coding sequence ATGAAAGACGTCAGCTTCCAGCTCTACAGCGCCCGCAATTTTCCGCCCTTTGCCGAGGTCCTCTCTGCTGTCGGCTCTGCCGGCTACACACAGGTGGAAGGCTACGGTGCCCTTTACGCGGCCCTCTCGGACGCGGAGATCGCCGATTTCAAGGCAGGGCTCGATCGCAACGGTCTCTCCATGCCGACCGCGCATTTCGGCCTGGATATGCTGGAGAGCGACGCTCCACGCGTGCTTGAGATCGCCGAGGCGCTCGGCATTCGCGCTATTTATTGCCCTTACCTGATGCCGGACCAGCGCCCGGGCGATGCGGGCGGATGGCGAGCCTTCGGGGCACGGCTGCAGGCGGCCGGCAAGCCGTTCCGCGATGCGGGGCTCGACTTCGGCTGGCACAATCACGACTTCGAGTTCCATGCACTCGCCGACGGCTCGGTGCCGCTCGACCAGATTTTCGCCGGCGGTCCGGACCTTTCCTGGGAGGCGGATATCGCCTGGATCGTGCGCGGCGGGGCAGACCCCTTCGGCTGGATCTCCAAATATCCAACCCGCATCACGGCGGTCCACGTCAAGGACATCGCGCCCAAGGGCGAGAAAGCGGACGAGGATGGTTGGGCCGACGTCGGAGAGGGCACGCTCGACTGGAAGGCACTGATCCAGGCGCTCTCCAGAACCTCGGTTAAATACTTTGTCGCCGAACACGACAATCCCAGCGATTTCAGGCGTTTCGCCAAGCGCTCGCTGGCTTCGATTCAATCCTACTGA
- the mgrA gene encoding L-glyceraldehyde 3-phosphate reductase produces MAWQPAENRYEKMKYNRCGRSGLKLPAISLGLWHNFGGDTPHERKVDMCRTAFDLGITHFDLANNYGPPPGSAEIAFGEIMRSDFAALRDELIISSKAGYDMWPGPYGEWGSRKYLVASCDQSLKRMGLDYVDIFYSHRFDPETPLEETCGALDHIVRSGRALYVGISSYNSQRTREAAVILKEMGTPCLIHQPSYSMLNRWVEDDGLVDTLEELGVGSIVFSPLAQGMLTTKYLNGIPEDSRAAQNHFLKKDFIRPGIIDNIRKLNAIAERRGQTLAQMALAWVLRGGRITSALIGASRSAQIVDCVKALENDTFTPEELSEIDLYAREADVNLWAKSAEL; encoded by the coding sequence ATGGCCTGGCAACCGGCGGAAAACAGATACGAGAAGATGAAGTACAATCGCTGCGGCAGGAGCGGCTTGAAGCTGCCGGCGATTTCGCTGGGTCTTTGGCACAATTTCGGTGGCGACACGCCGCATGAGCGCAAGGTGGACATGTGCCGCACGGCCTTCGATCTCGGCATCACCCATTTCGATCTGGCCAATAATTACGGTCCGCCGCCCGGCTCGGCCGAAATCGCCTTCGGCGAGATCATGCGCAGCGATTTCGCCGCCCTGCGCGACGAACTCATCATCTCGTCCAAGGCGGGGTATGACATGTGGCCCGGCCCCTATGGCGAGTGGGGCAGCCGGAAATATCTTGTCGCCTCTTGCGATCAGAGCCTCAAACGCATGGGGCTCGACTATGTCGACATCTTCTATTCCCATCGCTTCGACCCGGAAACGCCCCTCGAAGAGACTTGCGGAGCGCTCGATCACATCGTCCGCTCGGGGCGTGCGCTCTATGTCGGCATCTCCTCGTATAACTCCCAGCGTACCCGCGAGGCGGCGGTAATCCTGAAGGAGATGGGCACGCCCTGTCTCATCCACCAGCCGAGCTATTCGATGCTCAACCGTTGGGTCGAGGATGACGGTCTCGTCGACACGCTGGAGGAACTCGGCGTCGGCTCGATCGTCTTTTCGCCGCTCGCCCAGGGCATGCTGACGACGAAGTACCTGAACGGCATTCCCGAGGACAGCCGCGCCGCGCAGAACCACTTCCTCAAGAAGGACTTCATCCGTCCGGGGATCATCGACAATATCCGCAAGCTGAACGCCATCGCCGAACGGCGCGGCCAGACGCTCGCCCAGATGGCACTCGCCTGGGTGCTGCGCGGCGGCCGCATCACCTCGGCGCTGATCGGCGCCAGCCGTTCCGCACAGATCGTCGACTGCGTCAAGGCGCTGGAAAACGACACTTTCACACCAGAGGAACTGAGCGAGATCGATCTTTACGCCCGCGAGGCCGACGTCAATCTCTGGGCCAAATCCGCCGAGCTCTGA
- a CDS encoding ABC transporter substrate-binding protein: protein MNLRFLAAALGATAALPFGAASATDLEVTHWWTSGGEAAAVAELAKAFDATGNKWVDGAIAGSGGTARPIMISRITGGDPMAATQFNHGRQAEELVQAGLMRDLTDIATKENWKEIVKPSSLLDSCTIEGKIYCAPVNIHSWQWLWLSNAAFKQAGVEVPKNWDEFVAAAPALEKAGIVPLAVGGQPWQANGAFDVLMVAIAGKENFEKVFAQKDEEVAAGPEIAKVFKAADDARRMSKGTNVQDWNQATNMVITGKAGGQIMGDWAQGEFQLAGQKAGVDYTCLPGLGVNEVISTGGDAFYFPLLEDEEKSKAQEVLASTLLKPETQVAFNLKKGSLPVRGDVDLAAANDCMKKGLDILAKGNVIQGTDQLLSADSQKQKEDLFSEFFANHSMTPEDAQKRFADIIAAAD from the coding sequence ATGAATTTACGTTTTCTAGCTGCCGCTTTGGGCGCAACCGCTGCCTTGCCCTTCGGCGCTGCCAGCGCGACCGATCTCGAGGTCACGCATTGGTGGACTTCGGGTGGAGAGGCGGCCGCGGTTGCCGAGCTTGCGAAGGCTTTCGACGCAACCGGAAACAAGTGGGTCGACGGCGCGATCGCCGGCTCCGGGGGTACGGCGCGCCCGATCATGATCAGCCGCATAACCGGCGGTGACCCGATGGCCGCCACCCAGTTCAACCATGGCCGTCAGGCGGAAGAGCTGGTGCAGGCGGGATTGATGCGCGATCTCACCGATATCGCCACCAAGGAAAATTGGAAGGAAATCGTGAAGCCGTCGAGCCTGCTCGACTCCTGCACGATCGAAGGCAAGATCTATTGCGCGCCGGTCAATATCCACTCCTGGCAGTGGCTCTGGCTTTCGAACGCCGCCTTCAAACAGGCGGGCGTCGAAGTTCCGAAGAACTGGGACGAGTTCGTCGCAGCCGCACCGGCGCTCGAGAAGGCCGGGATCGTTCCGCTCGCCGTCGGCGGTCAGCCGTGGCAGGCGAACGGCGCCTTCGACGTGCTGATGGTCGCGATCGCCGGCAAGGAGAACTTCGAGAAGGTCTTCGCCCAGAAGGATGAGGAAGTGGCGGCCGGGCCTGAAATCGCCAAAGTCTTCAAGGCTGCAGACGATGCCCGCCGCATGTCGAAGGGCACCAACGTCCAGGATTGGAACCAGGCGACCAACATGGTCATCACCGGCAAGGCCGGCGGACAGATCATGGGGGACTGGGCCCAGGGCGAGTTCCAGCTTGCGGGTCAGAAAGCCGGCGTGGACTACACCTGCCTTCCGGGTCTCGGCGTCAACGAGGTGATCTCGACCGGCGGCGACGCGTTCTACTTCCCGCTTCTGGAGGATGAGGAAAAGTCGAAGGCGCAGGAAGTGCTGGCGTCGACCCTGCTCAAGCCGGAAACGCAGGTGGCCTTCAATCTGAAGAAGGGCTCTCTGCCGGTGCGCGGGGACGTCGATCTCGCGGCCGCGAACGACTGCATGAAGAAGGGCCTCGATATCCTCGCCAAGGGCAATGTGATCCAGGGCACGGACCAGCTTCTGTCGGCCGACAGCCAGAAGCAGAAAGAGGACCTCTTCTCCGAGTTCTTCGCGAACCACTCCATGACGCCGGAAGATGCGCAGAAGCGTTTCGCCGACATCATCGCCGCTGCGGATTGA
- a CDS encoding ABC transporter ATP-binding protein: protein MTSVSVRDLSLNFGAVTVLDRLNLDIDHGEFLVLLGSSGCGKSTLLNCIAGLLDVSDGQIFIKDRNVTWEEPKDRGIGMVFQSYALYPQMTVEKNLSFGLKVAKIPPAEIEKRVKRASEILQIQPLLKRKPSELSGGQRQRVAIGRALVRDVDVFLFDEPLSNLDAKLRSELRVEIKRLHQSLKNTMIYVTHDQIEALTLADRIAVMKSGVIQQLADPMTIYNAPENLFVAGFIGSPSMNFFRGEVEPKDGRSFVRAGGIAFDVTAYPAHTRLQPGQKVVLGLRPEHVKVDEARDGEPTHQAVVDIEEPMGADNLLWLTFAGQSMSVRIAGQRRYPPGSTVRLSFDMGVASIFDAESENRL from the coding sequence ATGACAAGCGTATCTGTCAGGGACCTGTCGTTGAACTTCGGCGCCGTCACAGTGCTCGACAGGCTCAATCTCGACATCGATCACGGGGAGTTCCTCGTCCTGCTCGGCTCTTCCGGGTGCGGCAAGTCCACGCTGCTCAATTGCATTGCCGGGCTGCTCGACGTTTCCGACGGGCAGATCTTCATCAAGGACCGCAACGTCACCTGGGAGGAGCCGAAGGACCGCGGCATCGGCATGGTGTTTCAGTCCTATGCGCTCTATCCGCAGATGACCGTTGAGAAGAATCTCTCCTTCGGCTTGAAAGTCGCCAAGATCCCGCCGGCCGAAATCGAAAAGCGCGTGAAGCGGGCCTCGGAGATCCTGCAGATCCAGCCGCTGCTCAAGCGCAAACCTTCGGAGCTCTCCGGCGGTCAGCGGCAGCGCGTGGCGATCGGCCGGGCGCTGGTGCGCGATGTCGACGTCTTCCTGTTCGACGAGCCGCTGTCGAACCTCGACGCCAAACTGCGCTCCGAACTGCGCGTGGAGATCAAGCGCCTGCACCAGTCGCTGAAGAATACGATGATCTACGTCACCCATGACCAGATCGAAGCGCTGACGCTGGCCGACCGGATCGCCGTCATGAAAAGCGGCGTGATCCAGCAACTCGCCGATCCGATGACGATCTATAACGCCCCGGAGAACCTCTTCGTCGCCGGCTTCATCGGCTCGCCGTCGATGAATTTCTTCCGCGGCGAGGTGGAGCCGAAGGATGGACGCAGTTTCGTTCGGGCCGGCGGCATCGCCTTCGACGTGACCGCCTATCCGGCGCATACCAGGCTGCAGCCGGGCCAGAAAGTCGTTCTCGGCCTGCGGCCGGAGCACGTGAAGGTCGACGAGGCGAGGGACGGCGAGCCAACGCATCAGGCGGTCGTCGACATCGAGGAACCGATGGGGGCGGACAACCTCCTATGGCTGACATTTGCCGGCCAATCGATGTCGGTGCGGATTGCCGGCCAAAGGCGCTACCCGCCGGGAAGCACGGTGCGCCTCTCCTTCGACATGGGCGTCGCGTCGATTTTCGACGCCGAGAGTGAAAACCGCCTCTGA
- a CDS encoding beta-mannosidase gives MPSETPNRDAVRIDLSGDWLLAAADNSHALTIALPGDVHSALQRAGIIADPYRGRNEADVQWVARKDWVLERTVVIDADDLNGGWYLDFESIDTVASVYVNDELVLQAENCFRRYRPDVSGAIVAGENRIRIVLHSAIAEGARRQAAQPFYVPYHDGNSPIANGNMLRKPQCHFGWDWNIAIAPLGIYGSLALCRLETARIEHVTTRQMWLDDGSVDLQVTVQLFAREPGIVPVHFMLDGVRERLDCAVGAGETRLTHVFTVQEPRRWWPAGSGDQAFSTLKVEVPGETVTRQIGFRTIELVTDKDEAGSRFAFRVNGREIFCRGANWIPADALMSRVTPESVEDLLRSAVDANMNMIRVWGGGFYEPDWFYDLCDRLGLLVWQDFMFACNLYPSTPDFLENVAAEVDYQVRRLSTHPSLALWCGDNELVGALTWFEESRRDRDRYLVSYDRLNRTVEAVMKQACPEAIWWPSSPSVGYLDFGDAWHADGAGDMHYWSVWHENKSFDNYRTVRPRFCSEFGFQSYTSMQVIRQFAEAHDLNIASPVMEAHQKNAGGNERIAGTMFRYFRFPKDFPSFVYLSQIQQGLAIRTAVDYWRSLKPHCMGTLYWQLNDTWPVASWSSLDYGGHWKAMHYMARRFFQPVAVAAIPSADGREIAFSMVNDTAEPATVELQAFLVSLDGNRQRLLAAAGTCPADRASTLVTVAAKDIPPDTLLFWSFEASNGATGEGHYAHGTYKALDLVPSGLTIEAVPRPDGSFDVAVTAAGLALHVMIEADVEGRYSDNAFDLTAGETKSIRFTPRIALDAGASPRFSAYDLESCQGKG, from the coding sequence ATGCCTTCCGAGACCCCGAACCGCGATGCCGTCCGTATCGACCTTTCCGGCGATTGGCTGCTTGCCGCCGCCGACAACAGCCACGCCCTGACGATCGCGCTGCCGGGCGACGTGCACAGCGCGTTGCAGCGGGCCGGCATCATCGCCGATCCCTATCGCGGCCGAAACGAGGCCGATGTCCAGTGGGTCGCCCGGAAAGACTGGGTGCTCGAGCGCACCGTCGTCATCGATGCCGACGATCTGAACGGGGGATGGTATCTCGACTTCGAAAGCATCGACACGGTCGCCTCGGTCTACGTCAACGATGAACTCGTATTGCAGGCCGAGAATTGCTTCCGCCGTTATCGGCCTGACGTATCGGGCGCGATCGTCGCCGGCGAGAACCGCATTCGCATCGTGCTCCATTCGGCAATTGCCGAGGGAGCGCGGCGGCAGGCGGCGCAACCCTTCTACGTGCCCTATCACGACGGCAATTCGCCGATCGCCAACGGAAACATGCTGCGCAAGCCGCAATGCCATTTCGGCTGGGACTGGAATATCGCCATTGCGCCGCTCGGGATCTACGGCTCGCTGGCGCTCTGCCGGCTGGAAACGGCCCGCATCGAACATGTCACCACGCGTCAGATGTGGCTGGATGACGGGTCCGTCGATCTGCAGGTGACGGTCCAGCTCTTCGCCCGTGAACCCGGCATCGTGCCGGTCCATTTCATGCTCGACGGCGTGCGCGAGCGGCTGGATTGCGCGGTCGGCGCCGGGGAAACGCGCCTTACCCATGTCTTCACGGTGCAGGAGCCCAGGCGCTGGTGGCCGGCCGGCAGCGGCGACCAGGCGTTCTCGACGCTTAAGGTGGAGGTGCCCGGCGAAACCGTCACGCGTCAGATCGGCTTCCGCACGATCGAGCTCGTCACCGATAAGGACGAGGCGGGGAGCCGCTTCGCCTTCCGGGTAAACGGCCGCGAGATCTTCTGCCGCGGGGCCAACTGGATACCGGCGGATGCTCTGATGTCGCGGGTAACGCCCGAAAGTGTCGAGGACCTGCTTCGCTCGGCGGTCGACGCGAACATGAACATGATCCGCGTCTGGGGGGGCGGCTTCTATGAGCCCGACTGGTTCTACGATCTGTGCGACCGGCTCGGTCTGCTCGTCTGGCAGGATTTCATGTTCGCCTGCAATCTCTACCCGTCGACGCCGGATTTCCTGGAGAATGTTGCGGCCGAAGTGGACTATCAGGTCAGGCGGCTTTCGACCCATCCGTCCCTCGCGCTCTGGTGCGGCGACAACGAGCTTGTCGGCGCGCTTACCTGGTTCGAGGAGAGCCGCCGGGATCGCGACCGCTATCTCGTCTCGTACGATCGCCTGAACCGGACGGTCGAGGCGGTGATGAAGCAGGCCTGCCCGGAAGCGATCTGGTGGCCGTCCAGCCCCTCCGTCGGCTACCTCGATTTCGGCGACGCCTGGCACGCCGACGGCGCCGGCGACATGCACTACTGGTCCGTCTGGCACGAGAACAAATCCTTCGACAATTACCGCACCGTGCGGCCGCGCTTCTGCTCGGAATTCGGATTCCAGTCCTACACCTCGATGCAGGTCATCCGGCAGTTCGCCGAAGCGCATGACCTCAATATCGCCTCGCCGGTGATGGAGGCGCATCAGAAGAATGCCGGCGGCAACGAACGCATTGCCGGCACGATGTTCCGCTACTTCCGCTTCCCCAAGGATTTTCCGAGCTTCGTCTATCTGAGCCAGATCCAGCAGGGCCTCGCGATCCGGACGGCCGTCGACTACTGGCGGTCGCTGAAGCCCCATTGCATGGGCACGCTCTATTGGCAGCTCAACGACACCTGGCCGGTCGCGTCGTGGTCGAGCCTCGACTACGGCGGACATTGGAAGGCGATGCACTACATGGCGCGCCGCTTCTTCCAGCCGGTTGCCGTAGCCGCAATTCCCTCTGCGGATGGGCGGGAGATCGCCTTCTCGATGGTGAACGACACGGCCGAGCCGGCGACGGTCGAGTTGCAGGCGTTCCTGGTCTCGCTCGACGGCAATCGGCAGCGGCTGCTCGCCGCAGCGGGGACGTGCCCGGCCGATCGCGCGTCGACACTCGTGACGGTCGCCGCGAAGGACATTCCGCCAGACACGCTGCTCTTCTGGTCTTTCGAAGCTTCGAACGGGGCAACGGGCGAGGGACACTATGCCCACGGTACCTATAAGGCGCTCGATCTCGTGCCTTCCGGCCTGACCATCGAGGCGGTGCCTCGGCCGGACGGTTCCTTCGATGTCGCCGTAACGGCAGCCGGGCTGGCGCTGCACGTCATGATCGAGGCCGATGTCGAGGGACGTTATTCCGACAATGCCTTCGATCTGACCGCCGGCGAGACGAAATCGATCCGTTTCACCCCGAGGATAGCGCTCGACGCGGGCGCGAGCCCACGCTTCAGCGCCTACGATCTCGAATCCTGCCAGGGAAAAGGGTGA
- a CDS encoding Gfo/Idh/MocA family protein, with product MTKELGVGIIGCGNISTTYFKLAPLFRGIRIAACADINPAAAEARGAEFDVTAQSIDALLANPEVDIVVNLTIPEAHFPVSKAILEAGKHVYSEKPLVLSLEQGEELRKIATGKGLTVGCAPDTFLGGAHQLARAYIDAGKIGQVTSGTCHVMSPGMEMWHPNPDFFFLPGGGPVLDLGPYYIANLINLIGPVKRVAALSSMASTTRTITSEPRNGEVIPVKTPTNIHALLEFRNGATITLSASWDVWAHRHANMELYGTEGSLFVPDPNFFGGTVEASGRNKDIQPLEMWEHPFAVNNWDHPLGPIANYRTAGLADMADAILKGRDARCSLERTLHGVDVMVSILKSGEEGSFVTLSTTCTQPAALGIEEARALLR from the coding sequence ATGACAAAAGAACTTGGTGTCGGCATCATCGGATGCGGCAATATTTCCACGACCTATTTCAAGCTCGCCCCCCTGTTCAGGGGCATTCGGATCGCCGCTTGTGCCGACATCAATCCGGCGGCGGCGGAAGCACGGGGCGCCGAATTCGACGTCACGGCGCAGAGCATCGATGCGTTGCTCGCCAATCCGGAAGTTGACATCGTTGTCAATCTGACGATCCCGGAGGCGCACTTTCCGGTCTCGAAAGCCATTCTGGAAGCCGGCAAGCATGTCTACTCCGAGAAGCCGCTGGTGCTTTCGCTGGAGCAGGGCGAAGAGCTCAGGAAAATCGCCACGGGGAAGGGGCTGACCGTCGGCTGCGCACCGGACACTTTCCTGGGTGGAGCCCATCAGCTTGCGCGCGCCTATATCGACGCCGGCAAGATCGGGCAGGTCACCTCCGGTACCTGCCACGTCATGAGCCCGGGCATGGAGATGTGGCATCCGAATCCGGACTTCTTCTTCCTGCCGGGCGGCGGGCCCGTGCTCGACCTCGGACCCTATTACATAGCAAACCTGATCAACCTGATCGGACCGGTGAAACGGGTAGCCGCACTCTCCTCCATGGCAAGCACGACGCGGACCATCACCAGCGAACCCAGAAACGGGGAGGTTATCCCGGTCAAGACGCCCACCAACATTCATGCCCTGCTCGAGTTCCGGAACGGCGCCACCATCACGCTATCGGCAAGCTGGGATGTCTGGGCGCATCGTCATGCGAACATGGAGCTTTATGGCACCGAAGGGTCGCTCTTCGTTCCGGATCCGAATTTCTTCGGCGGCACCGTCGAGGCGAGCGGGCGGAACAAGGACATCCAGCCGCTCGAAATGTGGGAGCACCCCTTCGCCGTCAACAACTGGGACCATCCGCTCGGCCCGATCGCCAATTATCGTACGGCGGGGCTTGCGGATATGGCCGATGCGATCCTCAAGGGGCGCGATGCCCGCTGCTCGCTGGAACGTACGCTGCACGGTGTCGACGTGATGGTGTCGATCCTGAAATCCGGCGAGGAGGGAAGCTTCGTCACGCTGTCGACCACCTGCACTCAGCCGGCGGCGCTCGGTATTGAAGAGGCGCGGGCGTTGTTGCGCTGA
- a CDS encoding carbohydrate ABC transporter permease, with the protein MTGLTRGSARPNQWLRNLNAKIASIPMILTAMVIFVGGTAWTVVYSFTNSKLLPRLAFVGFDQYERLWAAPRWLVSIQNLAVFGCLSLVFSLVIGFVLAALMDQKIRFENTFRTIMLYPFALSFIVTGLVWQWLLNPQYGIQSIVRSLGWTSFSFDPLYNSNIVIYGILIAALWQGTGLVMCLMLAGLRGIDEDIWKAARVDGIPMWKTYVLIIIPMMRGVFITTLVIIASGIVKVYDLVVAQTSGGPGIASEVPAKYVYDYMFQAQNLGQGFAASTMMLVTVAIIIVPWAYLEFGGGRKRG; encoded by the coding sequence ATGACAGGTCTAACACGTGGCTCGGCGCGGCCGAACCAGTGGCTGCGAAACCTGAATGCGAAGATCGCCTCTATCCCGATGATACTCACGGCCATGGTCATCTTCGTGGGCGGCACGGCCTGGACGGTCGTCTACTCCTTTACCAATTCCAAGCTCCTGCCGCGGCTCGCCTTCGTCGGCTTCGACCAGTATGAGCGGCTGTGGGCCGCGCCTCGCTGGCTGGTCTCGATCCAGAATCTGGCGGTCTTCGGTTGCCTCTCGCTGGTTTTCAGCCTGGTGATCGGCTTCGTCCTGGCCGCCCTGATGGATCAGAAGATCCGTTTCGAGAACACGTTCCGGACGATCATGCTCTATCCGTTCGCCCTGTCGTTCATCGTCACCGGTCTCGTCTGGCAATGGCTGCTCAATCCGCAATACGGAATCCAGTCGATCGTCAGGTCTCTTGGATGGACGAGCTTCTCCTTCGACCCGCTCTACAATTCGAACATCGTCATTTACGGCATTCTCATCGCCGCGCTGTGGCAGGGAACGGGCCTCGTCATGTGCCTGATGCTGGCCGGGTTGCGAGGGATCGACGAGGACATCTGGAAAGCGGCCCGGGTCGACGGCATCCCGATGTGGAAGACCTATGTGCTGATCATAATCCCGATGATGCGCGGCGTCTTCATCACCACTCTGGTGATCATCGCGAGCGGCATCGTCAAGGTCTACGACCTCGTCGTGGCGCAGACGAGCGGCGGCCCGGGCATCGCCTCCGAAGTGCCCGCCAAATACGTCTACGACTACATGTTCCAGGCCCAGAACCTGGGCCAGGGCTTTGCCGCCTCCACCATGATGCTCGTGACCGTCGCGATCATCATCGTGCCGTGGGCATATCTGGAGTTCGGAGGAGGGCGCAAGCGTGGATAA